The region GCGTTAGTGGCATGCGCCGGTCGTGACAGGGTCGACAGCATAGAGGCACAATAGGCCAGTTGTTGTCTGCCAGCTCACTGCCGGCAAGAAAAACGCGAAAAGGCCGAGAAAGGGATCACAGGTAAATGAGCGCAACGCTGGTCACACAATGTCCTAATTGTCAGACCCGCTTTCGTCTGTCTGAAGAACAGCTGAGCGCGGCGGCAGGGAATGTCCGCTGCGGTGCATGCTTGAAGGTATACAACGCATTAGCGGTGGCGGCCGAACAACAGCAGCAAGCGTTTGGCGAAGAGCCTGCCGCCGCGGCGGAAAAACCTGCTGACTCCGCGCCCCGGCGCAGCGATCCGGATGATTTTCTCATTCATGATGACCTTGATCTCGATGAGCTGGATCTTGAAGCGCTGGGGCTTGATGAATCCTTGATCGATGAGGTCAACCCTCCGCACATCGTCGACATCCCTCTTGAGGAAGTCGTGCCGGTTTCAGTGGTAACCAGTAAGGAATCGAGCCAGCCACCCCGCCGCCGTGACAACTCTACGGACGAAAAGGACGACAAGCCGCGCTACGGCCGCCCACAGGATGAACCCGCCCTGGATCAGGAGCCGGTGGCGGACAAGAACGACGAATCGTTTCCAGCCGATCCCTATTTCGATCTGCATGAGGACATCGTCGACAGTCCAGCTAGCGAACCGGTATCACAACCGGAAGCCGAGCTGGATGACCTTGATGAGTGGGTTGCGCCTTCACTGGAAGCCACCAGGCCGGAGGCTCCCCTGCGCCCGGTAACAGATGAAGAGACTGAACCCAGCATCTTCATGCGCGACCGTCCCGAGTACATCACCCCTAAACTCGCCTGGCATGAGCTTGACGACGAACCCGAGGATCCGCCCATTGAAGCGCCCCCGGCCCGGGTTGAACCGATTGATCGCAAAGCCGCAGCCGCTGAGCCCGAGCCAGAACTGGGCGAACTCGATATTCCGGACATTCATGACGAGCCCATTCTGCTGGCCGAACGGCCGCGACCTGCACGCCGACGTAAACACACTGCACTCTGGACAACCCTTAGCGGCCTGGCCCTGATTGCGCTGGTTGCTCAGTTCGTTTTCTACAACCTGGACGAGCTTGCGCACAATGAGCGCACTCGCCCGATGCTGGAGACGGTGTGTCTGCTGGCCGGGTGTGAACTGCCGGCCCGGGTAGATGTGAGCATGTTACGCAGCAGCAATCTGATGGTACGTCCGCATCCCGAATTCCCTAACGCGTTGGCTGTCGATGTCATTCTCTATAACCGCGCAGATTTTGCGCAGCCCTTCCCGGTATTACGGATGAACTTCACCGATACACATGGACACGAAGTGGCCGCACGTCGCTTCCGTCCTGAGGAATACCTCTCTGGCGAACTGGCTGGTGCCCGACTGATGCCACCCCAGACGCCCATCCACGTTGCGCTCAACATGCTTGACCCGGGCGACGATGCGGTCAGCTACACACTCGGATTCGTAACCCCTTGAAAGCTGAAGCCGAGCGCGCCCCTACCCGGTGCGCCCGGAGCAAACTGCTCGAAAATCAACCAGCGCAGTCTTTATAAGGTCATCCAGAGCGGGTATGATTAGCGCCCTTTCATGCTTCTAACCCTGCCCGGCGGTCCTGAGACGTAACGGCGACTTCAGGGCGTGCCTCGAACCACTGGACAAAACAGGGATGGATCAGCAGTGATCAGTATCGGACCTTACCAATTAGCCAATCGCGTAATTCTTGCCCCCATGGCAGGTGTTACCGATCGCCCGTTCCGCCAGCTTTGCCGGCGGCTGGGCGCGGGCTTGGTAGTGTCCGAAATGGTAACCAGCGATACCCGCCTGTGGAACAGCCGCAAGTCCAGACAGCGTCTGGATCATGCAGGTGAAGCCGAACCCCGCTCGGTTCAGATCGCAGGCGGCGACCCTGAGATGATGGCCGATGCCGCGCGCCAGAATGAACAGATGGGCGCGCAGATTCTCGATATCAACATGGGTTGTCCGGCCAAGAAGGTCTGCAACAAGGCGGCTGGCTCGGCGTTGCTGCGCGACGAGCGGCTGGTAGCCGACATTCTTGAAGCGGTTGTGGGTGCCGTCAGCATTCCGGTCACCCTGAAAATTCGTACGGGCTGGCATCCTGATCACCGCAACGGCGTGGAGATAGCACGCATCGCCGAACAGAGCGGCATTTGTGCGCTGGCAGTTCACGGGCGCACCCGCTCCGATCTGTATCGGGGCGAGGCTGAATACGACACCATTGCCGCTATCAAGCAGGCTATCAGTATCCCGGTATTCGCCAACGGCGATATCGACTCCCCCGTCAAGGCGCGCCAGGTTCTGGACTATACTGGCGCCGATGCGGTGATGATCGGCCGGGCGGCACAGGGCCGGCCTTGGATTTTCCGCGAGATTGACTATTATCTGCGCCATGGCGCTTGCCTCCCAGCCCCGGAGCTGCGCTGGCAGCGAGACATCATGCTTGAACACCTCGACGGTTTGCATGCCTTTTACGGCAGCGAACAGGGGGTGCGCATTGCCCGCAAACATGTGGGCTGGTATTTGCAGACCATGCCTGGCGCGGAAGAATTCCGTCGCACGTTCAACCGGATTGATTGCGCCGTTCAACAACGGCGAGGCATACAAACGTTTTTCAACCGCTTGCAGGAAGGAGACCTGGCGGCATGAACCTGATTAACACATCCCCGATCGACGGAACCCTTCCAGTGAACGAGACCACCGACCCCTCCATGGATTATGTCTCGGAAGACGCAATGCAGCGAGACAAGACCCTGCGTGACAGTGTCGAGCAAGCCCTGCAGAACTATTTCAAGCATTTGGATGGCCAGGACGTGACCAACGTCTACAACATGGTGCTCGCCGAAATCGAAGCACCCTTGCTGGAAAGCGTGATGGAATACGTGAAAGGCAACCAGACCCGCGCCTCCGAAGTGCTCGGCCTGAACCGCGGCACCCTGCGCAAGAAGCTAAAACAGTACGGATTGCTGTAAACCGGGTCATCCGGGAACATTTCCCGCCGATCCGCCGCTCGAACTGATTCCCCTGTAAAACTGACTGGAACCACAATGACCGACCACACTACCCGCCTTCCGGTACGTCGCGCGCTCATCAGCGTGTCGGACAAGACCGGTATCGTTGAATTTGCCCGCGAACTCAGCGCCCTCGGCGTCGAGATCCTGTCCACCGGCGGGACCTTCAAGCTGTTGCGCGAGCAAGGTATCGAGGCGGTAGAAGTCGCCGATTACACGGGTTTCCCGGAAATGATGGATGGCCGGGTAAAGACCCTGCACCCGAAAATCCACGGAGGCATTCTGGGGCGGCGTGATGTTGATGGCGATGTCATGCAACAGCATGGCATCCAGCCCATCGATCTGGTGGCCGTGAACCTGTATCCCTTTGCCGCTACAGTCGCCAAATCCGGTTGCACTCTACCCGATGCCATCGAGAACATCGATATTGGCGGACCCACCATGGTTCGCTCCGCGGCCAAGAACCACAAGGATGTCGCGATCGTGGTAAATGCCAGCGACTACGCTGGCATCCTCGAGTCCCTCAAGGCCGGCGGCTTGAGCTATGCCCAGCGTTTCGATCTGGCACTCAAGGCTTTCGAGCATACTGCGGCCTATGACGGCATGATCGCCAACTATCTCGGCACCATTGATCAGACGCGCGACACCCTGAGCACGGAAGCCCGCACCGCTTTCCCGCGCACCTTCAACAGCCAGTTCCTGAAAGTGCAGGACATGCGCTACGGTGAGAACCCGCATCAGTCAGCGGCCTTCTATCGCGAAGCCCAGCCGGCCGATGCCAGCATTGCCACCGCGGTACAGCTGCAGGGTAAAGAGCTGTCCTACAACAACGTGGCCGATACCGATGCCGCGCTTGAGTGCGTAAAGAGCTTCACCAAGCCAGCCTGTGTCATCGTCAAGCATGCCAACCCTTGCGGCGTCGCTGTGGTGCCTGATGGCGAGGGTGGCATCCGTCAGGCCTATGAACTGGCCTATGCGACTGACAGCGAATCGGCGTTCGGCGGCATCATCGCCTTCAACCGCGAGCTCGATGGCGAGACGGCCAAGGCTATTGTCGAGCGGCAGTTTGTCGAAGTGATCATTGCGCCTCGCATCAGCGCCGCCGCCCGTCAAGTGGTGAGCGCCAAAGCCAATGTACGCCTGCTCGAATGTGGCGAGTGGACGGCGGAACAGCTGGCCGATTGGGATTACAAGCGTGTCAACGGTGGACTGCTGGTGCAAAGCCGCGACACCGGCATGATCACCGAGGCAGACCTCAAGATCGTGACCAAACGCGCCCCGACCGAACAGGAGATCCACGATCTGGTCTTCGCCTGGAAAGTCGCCAAGTTCGTCAAATCCAACGCTATCGTCTACGCCAGCAAGCGACAGACGATCGGGGTCGGCGCAGGTCAGATGAGCCGTGTCAATTCTGCCCGTATCGCTGCAATCAAGGCAGAACACGCCGGCTTGCAGGTTGCAGGCGCGGTAATGGCCTCTGATGCCTTCTTCCCCTTCCGCGATGGGATCGACAACGCCGCCAAGGCAGGCATCCGTGCTGTGATTCAGCCGGGCGGTTCAATGCGTGACGCTGAAGTTATCGCCGCAGCTGATGAGACTGACATTGCCATGGTGTTTACCGGTATGCGCCACTTCAGACACTGAAAATAGATAACGGTCACGCTGAAGCCGGCATCTGCTGCGTTGTCCGTGACTTCGCCAATGTTCATTGCCACCGGGCAACTGCGCTTGTCGAAGCCCCAGACGCCTTGCATATACCAGCTTGATCGCGACCTCTTTCCGAGAGGTCGTCAGGGCTAAAACCCTGAATGAATTACTCTTTGAGGAGTGTTGGATGAACATTTTGATCATTGGCAGTGGTGGGCGCGAGCACGCACTGGCGTGGAAAGCGGCCCAGGATGAGCGGGTCGAAAAGGTCTTCGTTGCACCCGGCAATGCCGGAACGGCCACTGAAGCAAAATGCGAGAACGTTGCGATCGATGTACTGGAGCTCGACCGTCTGGCGGATTTTGCCGCGGCGAACGTAGCGCTGACCATTGTGGGTCCGGAAGCGCCACTGGTGGCCGGGGTAGTTGACCTGTTCCGCGAACGCGGCCTGAAATGCTTCGGCCCTACCGCTGGCGCAGCCCAGCTTGAAGGCTCCAAAGCCTTCACCAAGGACTTTCTGGCTCGGCACCAGATTCCAACAGCTGGCTACCGGAATTTCACCGAAGTCGAACCGGCGCTTGCCTATCTTCGCCAGCAAGGTGCGCCCATTGTGATCAAGGCGGACGGCCTGGCCGCCGGCAAGGGCGTGATCGTTGCCACCACACTCGAAGAGGCTGAAGCGGCGGTACGCGACATGCTGGCCGGGAATGCATTCGGTGACGCGGGGTCACGCGTGGTTATCGAAGAGTTTCTCGACGGCGAAGAAGCCAGCTTTATCGTCATGGTCGACGGTGAGCATGTACTGGCCATGGCAACCAGCCAGGATCACAAGCGCGTCGGCGATGGCGATACCGGACCAAACACCGGGGGCATGGGCGCTTATTCCCCGGCACCGGTGGTTACCCAGACCGTTCATCAACGCGTCATGGATGAAGTCATCTGGCCGACCGTCAAAGGCATGGCCGCTGAAGGCAACACCTATACCGGTTTCCTGTATGCCGGCCTGATGATTGACCAGGCAGGCAATCCAAAGGTAATCGAATTCAACTGCCGCTTCGGCGACCCGGAAACTCAACCGATCATGCTGCGCCTGCAATCGAGCCTGGTGGCGCTGATCGAAGCGGCACTTTCCGGCGAGCTTGATCAGATCGAGGCCCGGTGGGATCCCAGACCCAGTCTCGGCGTTGTATTAGCCGCTGGTGGCTACCCTGGCGCTTACGCCAAAGGTTCAGTCATCAAAGGGCTACAGGGGGCCCCAGAAAGCGATGGAAAGATCTTCCACGCCGGAACCGTCCTGAACGGTGAGCAGGTAGTGACTCAGGGTGGCCGTGTTCTTTGTGCAACTGCGCTAGGCGAAGATATTGCCACCGCTCAACGCAATGCCTACGCGCTGGCAAAACGGGTCGACTGGGACGGCTGTTTCTACCGCAAGGATATCGGCTATCGAGCGATCGCACGGGAAAGCTGATCGGCAAAAACGCTACGCAGTCGATCAATAGGCATCCACTGTAGCTGGTCGGAAGGAATAGCAGAACAGCAAGCAACTGCTCTACGCTGGGCTATACTGACCGACCGCGGTCATCACCGCTTGTAAAGTCATGGATAGGACGAACGTTGTGAAGCGAGCCCGTTGGCTTCTGTTTGGCAGTCTGTTGAGCCTTTTACTGGTGCTTTCCCCCGCTGTGGTCGGAGAAGTACCTGACTCCCAGTATCGGTTGTTCGTCGATACCAGCGGGCGCCTGGAGCTCGAGGACATCCTCTCCAACCGATACGCCAACCGCTTCGTTCCGGGCTACGAAGGCACTCTGACGCTGCCAGGAGCCCAGGCAGCGCTCTGGGTGCGGATACCTATCCCCGGCGAGACCCTGCTGTTTCTGGAGTTGGATAATCCGGTAATCAATCAGCTGCAGGTTTTTGTGCTGGAAGGCGAAACGGTCAAGCTCAGCTATCCGGCTGGCCCCTCGTCTACAGCTCTGATCTCCATGCCCTATCCTGGAGTTGTGCTGCCGCTATCCACTGCAGACATTGCCGAACCTGTTCTGTACGTTCGGTTACAACATCAACACGCGCTCAAAACCGATCTGAAGCTTACAGCACCCCGCACGGCGGTGCTCGGGCATGGTCAATATCAAGCGTTTCAGGGGTTGCTCGCAGGGCTATTCCTGGCCCTGGTCTTACACGGAT is a window of Pseudomonas sp. gcc21 DNA encoding:
- the purD gene encoding phosphoribosylamine--glycine ligase, producing MNILIIGSGGREHALAWKAAQDERVEKVFVAPGNAGTATEAKCENVAIDVLELDRLADFAAANVALTIVGPEAPLVAGVVDLFRERGLKCFGPTAGAAQLEGSKAFTKDFLARHQIPTAGYRNFTEVEPALAYLRQQGAPIVIKADGLAAGKGVIVATTLEEAEAAVRDMLAGNAFGDAGSRVVIEEFLDGEEASFIVMVDGEHVLAMATSQDHKRVGDGDTGPNTGGMGAYSPAPVVTQTVHQRVMDEVIWPTVKGMAAEGNTYTGFLYAGLMIDQAGNPKVIEFNCRFGDPETQPIMLRLQSSLVALIEAALSGELDQIEARWDPRPSLGVVLAAGGYPGAYAKGSVIKGLQGAPESDGKIFHAGTVLNGEQVVTQGGRVLCATALGEDIATAQRNAYALAKRVDWDGCFYRKDIGYRAIARES
- a CDS encoding DUF3426 domain-containing protein — translated: MSATLVTQCPNCQTRFRLSEEQLSAAAGNVRCGACLKVYNALAVAAEQQQQAFGEEPAAAAEKPADSAPRRSDPDDFLIHDDLDLDELDLEALGLDESLIDEVNPPHIVDIPLEEVVPVSVVTSKESSQPPRRRDNSTDEKDDKPRYGRPQDEPALDQEPVADKNDESFPADPYFDLHEDIVDSPASEPVSQPEAELDDLDEWVAPSLEATRPEAPLRPVTDEETEPSIFMRDRPEYITPKLAWHELDDEPEDPPIEAPPARVEPIDRKAAAAEPEPELGELDIPDIHDEPILLAERPRPARRRKHTALWTTLSGLALIALVAQFVFYNLDELAHNERTRPMLETVCLLAGCELPARVDVSMLRSSNLMVRPHPEFPNALAVDVILYNRADFAQPFPVLRMNFTDTHGHEVAARRFRPEEYLSGELAGARLMPPQTPIHVALNMLDPGDDAVSYTLGFVTP
- the fis gene encoding DNA-binding transcriptional regulator Fis — protein: MDYVSEDAMQRDKTLRDSVEQALQNYFKHLDGQDVTNVYNMVLAEIEAPLLESVMEYVKGNQTRASEVLGLNRGTLRKKLKQYGLL
- the purH gene encoding bifunctional phosphoribosylaminoimidazolecarboxamide formyltransferase/IMP cyclohydrolase, with the translated sequence MTDHTTRLPVRRALISVSDKTGIVEFARELSALGVEILSTGGTFKLLREQGIEAVEVADYTGFPEMMDGRVKTLHPKIHGGILGRRDVDGDVMQQHGIQPIDLVAVNLYPFAATVAKSGCTLPDAIENIDIGGPTMVRSAAKNHKDVAIVVNASDYAGILESLKAGGLSYAQRFDLALKAFEHTAAYDGMIANYLGTIDQTRDTLSTEARTAFPRTFNSQFLKVQDMRYGENPHQSAAFYREAQPADASIATAVQLQGKELSYNNVADTDAALECVKSFTKPACVIVKHANPCGVAVVPDGEGGIRQAYELAYATDSESAFGGIIAFNRELDGETAKAIVERQFVEVIIAPRISAAARQVVSAKANVRLLECGEWTAEQLADWDYKRVNGGLLVQSRDTGMITEADLKIVTKRAPTEQEIHDLVFAWKVAKFVKSNAIVYASKRQTIGVGAGQMSRVNSARIAAIKAEHAGLQVAGAVMASDAFFPFRDGIDNAAKAGIRAVIQPGGSMRDAEVIAAADETDIAMVFTGMRHFRH
- the dusB gene encoding tRNA dihydrouridine synthase DusB; amino-acid sequence: MISIGPYQLANRVILAPMAGVTDRPFRQLCRRLGAGLVVSEMVTSDTRLWNSRKSRQRLDHAGEAEPRSVQIAGGDPEMMADAARQNEQMGAQILDINMGCPAKKVCNKAAGSALLRDERLVADILEAVVGAVSIPVTLKIRTGWHPDHRNGVEIARIAEQSGICALAVHGRTRSDLYRGEAEYDTIAAIKQAISIPVFANGDIDSPVKARQVLDYTGADAVMIGRAAQGRPWIFREIDYYLRHGACLPAPELRWQRDIMLEHLDGLHAFYGSEQGVRIARKHVGWYLQTMPGAEEFRRTFNRIDCAVQQRRGIQTFFNRLQEGDLAA